AACGGCATTCGATATAAGCACTGCCTGAAAATTGTCTCCATACTTCAACCCACTGCATATTCCTGCAGCAATGGCATACACATTCTTCAGCACCGAGCCGTATTCAATGCCCGATACATCGTCGCTGACAGATGTCTTGATATAGTTTCCTGCCAGTTTACGTGCAAAAATGCGTGCCTTGTCAATATCCGGACAGGCGATAGTCAGGTAAGAGAGCCTTTCTAGGGCAACCTCTTCGGCATGGCATGGTCCGCCGAGTACAGCGATATTCTCTTCCGGAACCCCGTACTCTTGTGTGAAATACTCAGAAACAATCAGGTTTTCGTCAGGAACAATTCCTTTGATAGCTGTGATAATAAACTTGTCTTTTAACTTTGTTTTCAGCTTCTTCAGGTGCGCCTTCAGATAAGGAGACGGTGTTACGAAAATCAGTGTATCCGATGCTTTTACAATATCGTTAATGTTTGAGCTGAAATTTATCCGTTTGATGTCGAATTTCACTCCGGTCAGATAGGCCGGGTTGTGTCCCAAACGTTTAAATTCAGCAATACGGTCGTCACGACGCATATACCAATTTATGCTGTCTTCTGATGCAAGAACCATCTTTGCGATAGCTGTTGCCCAGCTTCCTCCGCCCATTATCGCTATTTTACCGGGTAGTTTCATCTCTTTTTTTATGATAACTTATTGATCCACCCCGATACGGCGTCAACAGATGGATTAGTTAGTTCCAGCTTGTATTTCTTATTCACGCCACATATTTCCTGGTGCAGTTTCTGTGCATTCACACTTTTCATATCTTCTACCAGGTTGTATCCGGCTTTCTGAATTAAAGGCACCCATTCTTCAGGTACGCCTAATTCCATATATTTATCTGCAGAATCTTTCTT
The Bacteroides sedimenti genome window above contains:
- a CDS encoding NAD(P)H-dependent glycerol-3-phosphate dehydrogenase, which codes for MKLPGKIAIMGGGSWATAIAKMVLASEDSINWYMRRDDRIAEFKRLGHNPAYLTGVKFDIKRINFSSNINDIVKASDTLIFVTPSPYLKAHLKKLKTKLKDKFIITAIKGIVPDENLIVSEYFTQEYGVPEENIAVLGGPCHAEEVALERLSYLTIACPDIDKARIFARKLAGNYIKTSVSDDVSGIEYGSVLKNVYAIAAGICSGLKYGDNFQAVLISNAVQEMNRFLNTVYPISRNINDSVYLGDLLVTAYSNFSRNRTFGTMIGRGYSVKSAQIEMEMIAEGYYGTKCIKEINKHYHVNMPILDAVYNILYERISPTIEIKLLTDSFR